One genomic segment of Catalinimonas alkaloidigena includes these proteins:
- a CDS encoding SusC/RagA family TonB-linked outer membrane protein: MKLTLRSRYSLLLSCMILLAPLINQLQAQALAAHTALQANVAPNNPYQDEEQELSVVLSKLSEKFGAEFNYDSETIQHKKVTQKIPNILEKEDLESSLRLLLSPLGLDFKKFEDASYAIFPKKEEGEIKRVESTPGSFRILENIGDSKQGGLVSFSRHPMMFAGHVKALGTVSGIVTDGESGEPLPGVNVLAKGTTSGTVTDIEGNYRLTVDDNVSILVFSSIGYETEEVEINGRNQINLNLFPDIQSLSEVVVVGYGTQEKSDLTGAVVRADIESFRESPNVNIAQSLQGTVPGLNVGQVDAAGENPNISVRGRSTINGNQDVLLVVDGIIYTGSLNDLNPNDIESIDILKDPSSMAIYGAQAANGVMLITTKGGNKSSKPVFNYTGSFTTQNPSNTLTLMDREQFIQKSFDVDWEASYQEPEYTELKPDWSYADIVGDPELRAGFDNGTDYDWWDAATDPGYINAHNLSVRGSSGDVSYYLSGGYTKQKGYIINDEFERITARINLENQIFDWFKIGAQTFGSFSDYSGNAPVISTLSRMAPLVQPSGEDGEYILNPNGANLSNPFLDAAADDFEKRNSLFGNFYADLSLPFVEGLNYRLNFGNNYAWDRHYSSNVYENGASGGAFKANETWYDWTLDHIINYKKELGEKHQIDLTLVAGQRERNYETTLATGTNYNNLRLSYNDLSLAAIQTIESEAWDESYLYQMARLNYEFDYKYLVTATLRRDGFSGFARNEKTALFPSLGVGWVLSEENFIDQSWINNLKLRGSYGTNGNLVDRYASLAVLNTYAAYVFGDGGSTLFGQEVTRLANPNLSWETTTGFNFGLDFSMLSNRLGGSIDYYSTTTNDLIFDVSIPEITGFEQITSNVGEVANRGIELAINSQPVKRNDFAWNLNFNLAANRNEIVSLVGLDADGDGQEDDLQASGLFIGESINSIFDYESAGIIQLGEEAPEGFFVGTHRIVDQNGDDFIDPNDRVILGREEPAYSFGILNEFTYKNFTFRFFLNAVQGGKDSYRGRNMLDGFGSADNIRRNNMWNGYDYWTPANPDARYRRLDQEPAFDYIYYGDRSFVRLQDITLAYRLNSNLAENIGIRNLKVFVSGKNLYTWTDWQGWDPETESGFGTNGRPVLRGFSVGLDMSF, from the coding sequence ATGAAACTAACCTTACGATCGCGCTACAGTCTTTTGCTGTCATGCATGATATTACTAGCCCCGCTGATAAACCAGCTGCAGGCACAGGCGCTTGCGGCGCATACAGCTTTGCAAGCTAATGTAGCGCCCAACAACCCCTATCAGGATGAGGAACAAGAGCTTTCCGTGGTATTATCAAAACTATCCGAAAAATTTGGTGCAGAGTTTAACTACGATTCGGAAACCATCCAGCATAAAAAGGTTACTCAAAAAATACCGAATATTTTAGAAAAAGAAGATCTGGAAAGCAGCTTGCGCCTCCTTCTATCTCCGCTGGGGCTTGACTTCAAAAAGTTTGAAGATGCCTCTTATGCTATTTTTCCTAAAAAAGAAGAAGGAGAAATCAAGAGGGTTGAAAGCACTCCTGGCTCATTCAGAATATTAGAAAATATCGGTGACAGTAAACAGGGTGGCTTAGTTTCTTTCAGCAGGCACCCCATGATGTTTGCTGGTCATGTAAAAGCCTTGGGAACAGTAAGTGGAATAGTGACCGACGGAGAGTCAGGTGAGCCGCTTCCGGGCGTCAATGTACTGGCCAAAGGGACCACTAGCGGTACTGTAACCGACATAGAGGGCAATTATCGCCTTACAGTTGATGATAACGTTAGCATATTGGTATTTTCTTCTATCGGTTATGAAACTGAAGAGGTAGAGATCAACGGTCGTAATCAGATTAACCTGAACTTGTTTCCCGATATTCAGTCGCTTTCTGAAGTCGTAGTTGTGGGTTATGGTACCCAGGAAAAAAGCGACCTGACTGGCGCGGTGGTAAGAGCGGATATTGAATCATTCAGGGAATCACCCAATGTAAACATCGCCCAATCTCTTCAGGGCACAGTGCCCGGACTTAATGTCGGACAGGTGGATGCAGCAGGGGAGAACCCCAACATTTCTGTGCGAGGGAGGTCTACTATTAACGGAAATCAGGATGTACTGCTGGTAGTAGACGGAATTATCTATACCGGTAGTCTTAATGACCTTAACCCCAATGATATTGAGTCTATAGACATCCTCAAAGACCCCAGTAGTATGGCTATCTACGGAGCGCAGGCCGCCAACGGTGTGATGCTGATTACCACCAAAGGTGGAAATAAATCTTCCAAGCCAGTGTTCAACTATACGGGTTCATTTACTACCCAAAACCCTAGCAATACACTTACTCTGATGGATCGGGAGCAGTTTATTCAAAAGTCTTTTGACGTGGACTGGGAAGCATCTTATCAGGAGCCTGAATACACTGAGCTAAAACCAGACTGGTCTTATGCAGATATCGTAGGAGATCCCGAGCTGAGAGCTGGCTTTGACAATGGCACGGATTACGATTGGTGGGATGCCGCTACTGACCCCGGCTATATCAATGCACATAACCTAAGTGTGAGGGGCAGTAGCGGTGATGTATCCTATTATCTATCAGGCGGCTATACTAAGCAAAAGGGCTATATCATCAATGACGAGTTTGAGCGTATTACCGCGAGGATTAATTTAGAAAACCAGATTTTTGACTGGTTCAAGATAGGTGCTCAAACCTTTGGCTCGTTCTCCGATTATTCAGGTAATGCGCCAGTGATCAGCACCCTGTCCAGAATGGCCCCTTTGGTCCAGCCCAGCGGAGAAGATGGTGAATATATTTTAAATCCAAACGGTGCGAATCTTTCCAATCCCTTTCTGGATGCAGCAGCAGATGATTTTGAAAAGCGCAACAGCCTTTTCGGTAACTTCTATGCTGACCTGAGTCTGCCCTTTGTAGAAGGCCTGAACTATCGGCTTAATTTCGGTAATAACTATGCCTGGGATCGGCACTATAGCAGCAACGTATATGAGAACGGAGCTTCAGGTGGGGCTTTCAAAGCAAACGAAACCTGGTACGACTGGACATTAGACCACATCATCAATTATAAAAAAGAATTAGGCGAAAAACATCAGATAGACCTGACCCTTGTAGCAGGGCAAAGAGAAAGAAACTATGAAACCACTTTGGCTACAGGTACCAACTATAACAACCTGCGCCTGAGCTACAATGACCTGAGTCTTGCTGCTATTCAAACGATCGAGTCTGAAGCCTGGGACGAGAGCTATTTATACCAGATGGCACGTCTGAATTATGAGTTTGATTATAAGTACCTGGTCACCGCTACCCTGCGCCGCGATGGGTTCTCGGGCTTTGCCAGAAATGAAAAGACAGCGCTCTTTCCTTCCTTAGGTGTAGGCTGGGTGCTCAGCGAAGAAAATTTCATTGATCAGAGCTGGATTAACAATTTAAAGCTAAGAGGCTCATATGGTACCAACGGTAACCTGGTAGACCGCTATGCTTCCCTGGCAGTACTCAATACCTATGCAGCCTATGTGTTTGGTGATGGAGGCTCTACCCTGTTTGGGCAGGAAGTAACCCGCCTGGCTAACCCCAACCTGAGTTGGGAAACCACTACCGGCTTCAACTTCGGTCTTGATTTCTCAATGCTGAGTAATCGCCTGGGCGGTAGCATTGATTACTATAGCACCACCACCAACGACCTCATTTTTGATGTCTCTATTCCCGAAATTACCGGCTTTGAACAGATCACTTCCAACGTAGGGGAAGTAGCCAACCGCGGAATAGAACTAGCTATCAATAGCCAGCCGGTAAAGAGAAATGATTTTGCCTGGAACCTGAATTTTAACCTGGCTGCCAACCGTAACGAAATCGTGTCTTTGGTAGGGCTGGATGCTGATGGTGACGGGCAGGAAGATGATCTGCAAGCCAGTGGCTTGTTCATCGGGGAGTCTATCAATTCCATATTTGACTATGAGTCGGCTGGTATCATCCAACTGGGCGAGGAAGCTCCGGAAGGGTTTTTTGTGGGCACCCATCGCATTGTAGACCAAAACGGGGACGACTTCATTGACCCCAATGACAGGGTGATACTGGGAAGGGAAGAGCCCGCCTACAGCTTCGGTATTCTCAACGAGTTTACATACAAAAATTTTACATTCAGATTTTTTCTCAATGCTGTACAGGGAGGAAAAGATAGCTATCGGGGAAGGAATATGCTGGATGGCTTTGGCAGTGCCGACAACATCCGGAGAAACAATATGTGGAACGGCTATGACTACTGGACACCCGCCAACCCCGATGCCCGCTACCGCAGACTGGATCAGGAGCCTGCCTTTGACTATATCTACTATGGCGACCGCAGCTTTGTAAGGCTACAGGACATTACTTTAGCTTATCGTTTGAACAGCAACCTGGCAGAAAACATAGGCATCCGCAATCTGAAAGTTTTTGTCAGCGGCAAAAACCTATACACCTGGACAGACTGGCAGGGCTGGGATCCGGAAACAGAAAGCGGGTTTGGCACGAATGGCCGCCCAGTTTTGCGTGGCTTTTCTGTTGGCCTAGATATGAGCTTTTAA